The genomic interval ttatatctcaccggagttatccggctgttgtcttgtttgtatgtgtgcatgacaacaggtgggacaggataagggtcaagaagagaatgaggctggactagatagcgtggagatccgggttTTTGTGGAGGCTGCGGCATATTATTATGTGCATTAAAATGAATTGAATGCTTTCCACTTATTGCATATTATAGGTGTTAAATTCAATTGAATGTAATTAATTACATTATAATTTAGATGCATTAATCTTCTCCTCTTTCTACATGTTCTCCATAGCCTTTTCggttatataatttttaatacatTTTATAACATCCTTTTAATTATAGATGTAAGTGGGGTGGGtatgtgtagtgacccgttccagaatcacctactaatcaaaaactaagcatgcaattaacctaattaacaataatcagagataacagcggaaatagtcgacaactataattatacaacccaatcgaagtctagaataactcaaaataaaatatccaatacaaccaaatcgaaatcaaaacaataccgataaactaaaccaaccagctactcaacgtcctcctcctgctcctcctgagctgtccaacctgaggcctgccccgtgggaatggggtgtccaagaataaacaaaaccgaggacgtgagcgataagaacgcccagtacaaaagtatgagtatacagacctatatgaaatgcacatgctatgatcatgataccggggtagtcaagaaacaggaatcacaaaaggatctcaacaatgctcagtctagaggcgccaagtggatagtgccgcgcggtacacctctgggtcactgcatccactacaagacagacgtggacctaaaatgtcccggaccaccgaagccctcccgacccgtcggccactgtgtactctcggtgtccatgcgtccacaagacagggctgagcggccccaagatatagcttatctcgaaagagatacagctcaacagtaaaggctatctcgaagaagatacggctcaacatgaaatgcaacgtgcagtaataaacgtgacataatagcatgcatcatatgacatatatcaatgcaccacatactcatgcaacacatatatgaatgtatactcaaccaggatatctcggatagtactttcgtacctctatcacagcaatcctaatccactggaacaaccagacaacaggtctaatccaagcctattcatcaagtgaaaaccatcactaaacttatctaccagacttaactagataatcctgagataaatactgataaaattccaaaccttcgtccgtcgctagcccgctgatgccgctagctcccaactagagcacagctctgctacaagaccagcagctccccgctaatgcccaaatctcggaacaagactagaacctgtcagaaacgactgaaatgctatggaactctctgaattggcgagtcaaaaatgaggaaatccgaccactatttataggccatgttcggatcctccgaacaccacttcggaacgtccgaacgctacgtgtccattggctcttgacagctcatgatcggatcctccgatcatacacttcggaccgtccgaacatgcacgtgtccagctgctcttgacacctcatgatcggatccaccgaacctacacttcggaacgtccgaactcccacgtgtcgatcaactcttgacacctaatgatcggatccaccgaactcccttcggaccttccgaacccttcggtgcttccgaaccatcttcggaccttccgatcatgattaatcaccattactccgttaattacccaattcggcattcgggctactacattctcccccccttaaaaatgatttcgtcctcgaaatcaggcttagaggatgaacaaaacgaaacaactctccatgcgctctaaccaatcctcagcatcatcgggagtctcaccaccaactaaaggcttaggccccatctgaataaaacgatgcaaatcgaaacgcctaggaccatcccgacgatgacgatgctcacgatgacgtctatgatcgtcctggtcgccccaacgacctacacttccctgactactctcatcaccaaagtggtcagccatcgctacaacatagaatggggaaactagtaaattggtcaacggaaatcccaaaacagaaatctatatcccaaaatcgtacgcatgctctgataccataaatgtagtgacccgttccagaatcacctactaatcaaaaactaagcatgcaattaacctaattaacaataatcagagataacagcggaaatagtcgacaactataattatacaacccaatcgaagtctagaataactcaaaataaaatatccaatacaaccaaatcgaaatcaaaacaataccgataaactaaaccaaccagctactcaacgtcctcctcctgctcctcctgagctgtccaacctgaggcctgccccgtgggaatggggtgtccaagaataaacaaaaccgaggacgtgagcgataagaacgcccagtacaaaagtatgagtatacagacctatatgaaatgcacatgctatgatcatgataccggggtagtcaagaaacaggaatcacaaaaggatctcaacaatgctcagtctagaggcgccaagtggatagtgccgcgcggtacacctctgggtcactgcatccactacaagacagacgtggacctaaaatgtcccggaccaccgaagccctcccgacccgtcggccactgtgtactctcggtgtccatgcgtccacaagacagggctgagcggccccaagatatagcttatctcgaaagagatacagctcaacagtaaaggctatctcgaagaagatacggctcaacatgaaatgcaacgtgcagtaataaacgtgacataatagcatgcatcatatgacatatatcaatgcaccacatactcatgcaacacatatatgaatgtatactcaaccaggatatctcggatagtactttcgtacctctatcacagcaatcctaatccactggaacaaccagacaacaggtctaatccaagcctattcatcaagtgaaaaccatcactaaacttatctaccagacttaactagataatcctgagataaatactgataaaattccaaaccttcgtccgtcgctagcccgctgatgccgctagctcccaactagagcacagctctgctacaagaccagcagctccccgctaatgcccaaatctcggaacaagactagaacctgtcagaaacgactgaaatgctatggaactctctgaattggcgagtcaaaaatgaggaaatccgaccactatttataggccatgttcggatcctccgaacaccacttcggaacgtccgaacgctacgtgtccattggctcttgacagctcatgatcggatcctccgatcatacacttcggaccgtccgaacatgcacgtgtccagctgctcttgacacctcatgatcggatccaccgaacctacacttcggaacgtccgaactcccacgtgtcgatcaactcttgacacctaatgatcggatccaccgaactcccttcggaccttccgaacccttcggtgcttccgaaccatcttcggaccttccgatcatgattaatcaccattactccgttaattacccaattcggcattcgggctactacagtatGACTAAAcctaatattaaattcttggaaccatttaaatgttagtttggttttaccaaccatttaacttggattccttgatttattatatatgaatatattatagtattaatttattggtaccatttaaatgtttgtttggttttaccaaccatttaaagtggggagacaaccacaaataaaatattattttttacacataagtcttcattggtgttccaagaaattaatattatattgcacatcacttttgacaagcatcttctccgaattttcttcttcacataaaatgaaacatgtggataattgagttgtctagttgtggtatttttttcagaatatttgaccaagtagtttgagagatatggtcaaaatactagagcatggtaaaactgccactccttcggtaactttaattgttgcttaatttgatcccaattgtgagaggatttttatctcatgcttgccaccaatattgtagatattaacatcaactttctacaggtccaagaatcatcttaatcccatttgcaacgccaaggttattcttgttttatcgaacctgtaaaaatagtaaaaacttataattacacaacaacttatattttatacaatttattataaaacatataatatttaaaaatttaataaaacaaaaactatatatttatattataaaacatttaattaatgtacaatttttatgtttatcacacctcccaaccagcttattgctagtccctagcaatttaagcgttaatagcaatacaaaacatattgattaatttaaatagaaatgtaatcagaactatctaagtgtttaaataaaatttgaaaactgtcaaagttatatcaagatcatcataattataatttatgaaagaatttgagatgattaattcaaagcttattttaggtagttaaatgtacacggccttcagaaattcctagtaagagtctcaactccatatcctcacaggttaataaatgtttcaatttatggcaacgatttctctcatggagttggaatacagataaatgctcagaaaaatggtttacagaatgcagacagacaaacgagccaaactaatcaaaagatagaaaatcaattgatttaaaatccagttgttcttattatattttttttttcctgatttttttttttttacatcatggaatcagactaagtttatgctttttgaccacatatttatttaatttgtacaatgtatttctctctttctttttttatttttattttttatttttttattcttatgagagaaaaatgggtcgcagcatataacttaaaaattacatagatcttaaacatctttctttttgtatttttcttttttttttctttttttttttcaggaaatatatatattttttttcaaaataagaactcaagatctaaacaatagatagtctctctcatgatcaataaaggctcgaaagctgttttctcagtcctctccactcactcacaaaatatgtgtgagttcaaaaattttaggcactcttataaggtatatcttgggccatatactttactacctaattttatcacaatggttaatcactcaaaaagatttcataaatcatatttttatattgatcagaatattaaaaatgaccttttttcaaataaaatttaaacattcttaaatagattaatgcatgttctaatttaaatctttcaaatatgtaatgtatgacatttttgcaaaaaattactaaggtacaaacaataaacatggttttattttaaaataatatttaatttttttttaaatttgtttttttttttttttttatatgtgttctccccccaatcagaatatgacattgtccctaatgtcaaaatagctattaataaagagtacataatgaaagagatatcacctggaactttattgaagataacaaactgaaacaaacgcaaaccaatccacgacttttgaatcaatgatccaacttccttttcttactgcttgattgcgaccaattgatctttgttatcatcggatcaggcttatgaacaaaagcttccaaatcatcaattaattgatcggcagtcgaagcacagatgagcatccgtcgtgaattttctgaaatgaaattctgttccacagctttatcaagaaatgtcaacaaactgtcataataattattgatattcaacaagcccacgggtttattatggatattaagttgtgcccaagaaacagtgtgaaaaatttcttctaatgtaccaaaaccacctggtagtgcgataaaagcatcagaattttcaatcatttgagtgattctttcatacatagaagaaacttttaattcctccccaatcgtaacacctgtaatatttccttcagctaaagctataggaataatacccaatacctgactacctccaagatgagcagatgttgaaacagatcccattaacccaatattacctcccccatataccaagtgaatttttctctcagccaatatctttccaagattattcgctgcttctacaaacacttcattttttccaggactcgacccacaaaatacacaaatatttttcaatgtttgtgcagaggatccagtcatgtttttactttcctttttttttttctgcgaaagtagaaagaaagatgagagattttataggggtaatatgttatcatgacaaaactatgggtcacagctgtaaacagaataaatagtaaaaaaataatgacacacatgcttataaacagtagtgtgattgtggctcacaattttcctctggttttacgtccagaaacggcttcaacgccttctatgagtcgaggatatgcttcccatccaattttcttataaattggcaaacagggtcttttttagtcagattcccaagactatgacgctcatcttgaaattgtttccataaacggagaagttcaatatgcacatgtccactagaatgcgtctcaagagtcaataagatgttatctaaagactccttactcagcccattcttaatgaaatcaattttatcttctctgttattggaaacacatcccaaagatctgcatcgtttgtcacaagtccatcttgcacacttatgacaaacccctaaacttttggcccttcgttttttcgcataagtgctttttcctaatccaggcaaataccgaataagcaatgattgtggaacttctcctcctaatcggaccttagcttctattacaagacgaatatcttctggaattcctttttgcattagtaatctcaatctttcacaccttcctgcataaatttttcttagaacattttcagaaacagagggaaaatatttacaaatttttgagagaatttcatccattttgaaaagaaaagaaatgattttttttttttaaatttttgtatcagcaattgtgggaaactgatttaaccgactatgagagtcacggagtaccgttatccgccatttaaccgggaaaataaaaagattaagaaaacctgaaataaaaacaaacaataatcaaatgcaacacaaaaaaaaaaaaaaaaaatcaaggatcagaaagggaaataaactcttcttgaaagatttcattttccaaaaatggtttaagcctttgtccattcactttaaaaacatcaccatttttaggattttcaatatccacagctccataaggatacacatgctttataacatatgggcctgtccatcttgatcgtaattttcctgggaatatgtgaagtcgagaattataaagcaaaacttttttaccaatctcaaaagattttctaagaattgttttatcatgaaatgatttgatttttgctttataaatccttgaattctcatacgcatcatttctgagttcatcaagttcattaagttgcaatttacgcaatttgttggcatcatccatgcttgaatttaaagtttttatcgcccaataagctttatgttccaattccacaggcaaatgacaatgttttccataaaccaacctatagggagacatattcaatgatgttttaaaagctgttcgatatgcccacagtgcatcattaagtcgcagagaccagtcttttctatttgagttaacagttttttccaaaatttgctttatctccctattagctaattcaacttgtccatttgtttgaggatgataaggagttgttactttgtgagtaataccatattttttcattaatgaagcaaatggtttattaacaaagtgagttcccccatcacttatcatagctcgaggaattccgaatctactaaaaatattttctttcaaaaatttgatgacgattttatgatcatttgttcgacatggaattgcctctatccatttggaaacataatcaactgcaactaaaatatacaagtatccaaacgacggtggaaaaggtcccataaaatctattccccaacaatcaaatatttcaatttcaatgataggattcaaaggcatcatgtttctttttgaaatcgcacccaatttttgacaattttcacagatcttgcagatttcgtgggtgtctttaaacaaagtgggccaataaaatccacactgcaagatttttgcagctgttttctttgaagaaaaatgtcccccgcatgcttctgaatgacaaaatttaatgacactacttacctcattgtcgggtatgcaacgtcgaaaaatttgatccggacaatacttgaacagatacggatcatcccaataaaagttttttacctcattcaaaaattttcttttatcttgggaactccattgcggtggcatttttcctgtcacaagaaaatttactatgttagcaaaccaaggtgtagtagtaactgaaaatagatgttcatcaggaaaattatcgttaattggtgtcatttcaaaagatgatcctgttactagtctcgataaatgatcggctacgacattctcggttccttttttatctttgattacaatgtcaaattcttggagcaacaaaatccatcgtatcagtcgtggctttgcatcctgtttggtcaacaaatatctaatagcagaatgatcagtaaacacgatagttgttgatccaatcaaataagaacgaaatttatctaatgcaaatattacagcaagtagctctttttcagttgtggagtaattcatttgagcattgtttaaagttctacttgcataatatatcacataaggcttaccgtttcttctttgacccaatactgcaccgactgcataatcactcgcatcgcacatgatttcaaatggtaaagaccaatcaggaggttgcatgataggagctgatgttaaatgtcgaatgattttatcaaaagcattttgacattcttgagtccactcaaatgcactgtcttttgttaagaggttacaaatgggtttagagattaaactaaagtcctttataaacctcctataaaatccagcatgtcccaaaaatgagcgaatttctttaatggtttttggagggggtaaattggcaatgacatcaacttttgctttatcgacttcaattccatgagatgacacgacatgtcccaaaacaattccagaagtaatcatgtaatgacatttttcccaatttaaaataagacctttttcctcgcatctttttaaaactttttccaaattttcaagacaattatcaaatgtattcccaaaaacagttaaatcatccataaaaatttccaaacaattttcaaccatgtcgcagaaaatgcttagcatacatctttgaaatgttgctggggcattgcataaaccaaatggcatccttctgaatgcaaatgttccaaaaggacatgtgaatgtagttttttcttgatcttcgagtgcaatgggaatttgataatagcctgaatatccgtcaagaaaacagtagtagggatgacctgctactctttctaaaatttgatccaaaaatggtaatggaaaatgatcttttctagtggcgtcatttaattttctataatcaatacacatccgccaactagatgggactcgacttgttaacaattcacctttttcattttttatcactgtgatgccagatttttttggaactacttgtgttgggcttacccacttactatcagaaatagggtagataattccaacatcaagtagtttgagaacttcagttttcacaacatctttcatgtgtggatttaatctcctttgtggttgttgagatgtttttgcattttcttctaagtgaattttgtgtgtgcaaattagtggattaatgcccttaagatcttttagtgtccaaccaattgcatttttatgtcttttaagcatatcaactaatttaccttcttgattacttgagagtttggaagaaattaccaccggatatgtttcatcttctccaagaaatgcatacttcaattcttctggcaagggttttaactccaatactggtggttcgtctttgttctcatatttttcatcaaattctttctctgatcctggtaacgagtgatacctgaaaaaatcgtcaagatcaatttcaatattttctttaacagtttcaattgaacaaatatctaattgatcacgagtactcccttcttgaatgttttcttccacaagagtttcaataagattttcatcttcactttcatctcctttgtcatgtggttgcttacaaagattaaaaacattgagctccaaggtcatgttaccaaatgacaacttcattattccattcctgcaatttataagagcattagaagttgctaaaaatggacgacctaaaattacaggaattgcattacaagcttcaataggttgtgtatctaaaactatgaaatcgacaggatatacaaagttatcaacttggaccaacacgtcttctaccatacctcttggcactttaacagatctatcagcaagtaaaagtgttaccgaagtaggttttaactcgcctagattgagttcttgataaactgaatatggaagtaaattcacactagctccaaggtcaagcaaggcttttttaatctttcgttctccaataatacacgaaatagtaggacaaccagggtctttgtatttcaaagcattattattttgaatgattgcacttacttgttcggctaaaaatgctttctttttcacattcaattttcttttcacagtgcacaagtctttcaaaaatttggcatatgatggtacctgttttattgcatctaataaaggaatattaacttttacttgtttaaaaatatcatatatatcagaattcaaatttgatttttttgtatttttcaatgcatgagggaatggtggtgacactgtctgttgaacctcctcttcgcaagttatgggttccacttccttaccctttggagttgatttatcatcatcttcacaaggttcaagaatggatttttccacaaccttaccacttcgaagggtaataacagattttacctgatccatcggttgagttccagaagttccaatttgtgtattatgatccttgggattaggcagaggttgtgaaggaaatttacctttttcatgaacattaagtgcagatgcaaatttagcaagagtatctttcaagtctgtcatggtttgagcagtttgagtattgatagactcttgctttgcaatgaaagaattcaatgtatcttccaaatttcttttcggcggaggaacataaggtgcataattttgaaaattttgttgattttgaaaatgtggttgcggaaattgtgcagcattatcattcctccaactaaaatttggatgatttcgccaacctggattgtaattttgagaaaatggttcaaaatttggccttttgaaattgttcaaaacattggcttgctcatggagacattctttaaaagagggcaaagtgggacaatcttttgtaaaatgatcacttgtatcacagatgtgacacacaatttcttgaacagattttaattgaccattctttttcaattcaagtgcctcaacttttcttgccaaagaggtaaatctagcttgaagatcatgttcatctttgagagtgtacatacctccaccagatgtaggagattgaatcttgtttgatggttcgattgtacctatagtgtcccaattttgagcattttcagctaatgaatcgagatactcaattgcctcgttcggatctttatcttcaaatgttccattacacataaattcaaccatttgcctatctttaggtgttaagccttcataaaattgagaaacaactctccaaatttcaaaaccatgatgtggacaaagattaagcaattctttgtatctatcccaacactgataaaaagtttctccttgtttttgagtgaaagtgatgatttgccttttgaaagaatttgttctatgagatggaaaaaactttttcaaaaattgttgttgcaattcatcccaagttcgaatggatcccgatctaagattttgtagccaagttttagctttatcttttaaagaaaaaggaaaaagcttaaggcgaatggtgttcatgctacaatttagatcattatatgtgttgcacacttcttcaaactctcgtaaatgcatgtatggattttcagaatctaagccatgaaagttgggtaaaagttggataataccaggcttaaaattgaaatgagatgcatcagggggaaaaactagacatgaaggtgcactagtacgtgtaggattcatgtgatctctaagtgttcttcgtctatcatgatcatgttgagattgaatttcatcttcattttcttggatgggttcttccgccatgttttgtaaaaataaagggttatttcgaatgagtcgaccactaagtgtacgtgaccaaatgctcatgcaaatgcaaaacaaaaagaaaaaaaaaacacacaaaagcaataaaaacaaaaataaactttaaacaatattaaatagacttgaaattaaattatacttccccggcaacggcgccaaaaacttgttgcgactttgattgttgcactcccaagagcaggttgtccacaagtagtataattcggtgagtccgaatatcgtatccacagggaagctaaggtaattacaagtccactacaatgtctttttgtttttgtttttgtttctttttaattttaattgaatctttaatgggtaaattttaattgttcaaatttaaatttaagtagttgagattaaaggatccactcttggtattttaataaagttaacattaacgaacaatattgaaatccacttaataaaatggttccaatatattaaataatcatatttatattatgttataaattataatcttataagtacataatatataccaaaacttataaatgtggtcaagtatttattgtgctatatatatttgtaaacactaaatcaaggttcccactttaaatggttggtaaaaccaaacaaacatttaaatggtaccaataaattaatactataatatattcatatataataaatcaaggaatccaagttaaatggttggtaaaaccaaactaacatttaaatggttccaagaatttaatattataatatatttatatataataactcaaggcatccattttaaatggttggtaa from Primulina eburnea isolate SZY01 chromosome 17, ASM2296580v1, whole genome shotgun sequence carries:
- the LOC140817966 gene encoding uncharacterized protein; protein product: MCLAIIMNKTLTTENTEISNFGLLAGPDLIWSLFMILIDHGSILSITDSAFEWTQECQNAFDKIIRHLTSAPIMQPPDWSLPFEIMCDASDYAVGAVLGQRRNGKPYVIYYAKFDIVIKDKKGTENVVADHLSRLVTGSSFEMTPINDNFPDEHLFSVTTTPWFANIVNFLVTGKMPPQWSSQDKRKFLNEVKNFYWDDPYLFKYCPDQIFRRCIPDNEVSSVIKFCHSEAFAVDYVSKWIEAIPCRTNDHKIVIKFLKENIFSRFGIPRAMISDGGTHFVNKPFASLMKKYGITHKVTTPYHPQTNGQVELANREIKQILEKTHVYPYGAVDIENPKNGNIGLMGSVSTSAHLGGSQVLGIIPIALAEGNITGVTIGEELKVSSMYERITQMIENSDAFIALPGGFGTLEEIFHTMFPTFTATRDHHSSNTARLLNRILSEILNVHK